A stretch of DNA from Oryza brachyantha chromosome 9, ObraRS2, whole genome shotgun sequence:
CAAAATAGTGCCCCCCAATACACGAGTTAATTTTCGTAAAGCACCTTATCTTTTGCGTCTCACTTGTGTATGAATGATACTACTCCTTAATTAAGACACTAATATTCTATGTTTgtgtaattttgtatatgtggtgACATTAGGGGTCAGTTATAGCTGTAGTACCGAGAGGAGGTGTAGTAacaatgaatggtgatgttggtAGAAAAAGTCTTAGAGAGAATCATCAACAAATATGTGTCGATGGGTTCTGTGGTGAAAATAACATAGTGTTAATATGCTAGGTATGCTAAGGAAGTAGCATAGTGGCCATGCATTGTGCTAGCTAGTGTTTAAAGACAAAAATGTTGTTGGAAAATAGGAGTAGCGTAGAGACAAAATGCCCCCTCGAGAGATCGATGACAAaagttgtttggttgcttaTATCCATTCCGCCCTTTTTTTAGATACATCTACATCTATTTCCTAAAGAAGCTGCAAGTGATCTGTGGGTAGAAAACTAACAATGGAGGAACAACGTTTCCCGTTTATTAGTACTCTTTTGATTGTTTGCCAGTGATGCCTACATTAGTGGCTGAGATTGTCTTTGTTAATACACACTAACCAAATGTTGTATGAGAACCATATTCCTTTGCGCTGGTTGAATGGATTGGCGTGAGGTCAATACtgtacttttattttaaaaaatctatacgAGAGGtgctttaaaaattgtattgatttagtttttaatttttttagctaataCTTGGTCATTAGGTGCTAATCCACCACTCTGATTTGTATGCAGTAGGGAGAAGTTTCTTAACCCCTATAGCCTAGGTGATTACATTAGGCTgcataaattttgtagaatAGATATAGCACCCCATTGTTAACTTTAAAACTTTATAGTTACCAACTTATAAACCATAGCCATATTAGTCGAAAAGTTGCTTAAAAGCTTATGCCAATAAGTCTAAAAGCCTAAATAAAGCGAGCCTCCAACATATCGTGACCCATGGGCCAAACTCATTAAACAGCCCAGCTTGAGGGTGCATGCAATCCAAccagaaccaaaaaaataagccAGTGGAGGATATTGTTCTATTCATTTGCTAGTATATCTTTCGCTAAAAGAGATTAATATTCGCTAATATCTGAAATTACAGGTATGATGACTCGACCAGAAACAATGATGTAATAGTATACTAAACTTAGGAAGCACACGTCTTATTGAGATCTTCTAGCCACATCTCATGCGACCATGGACAATTTGATACTCTATAAGTTATATGTATAAGTTGTGTAATATGATCAATCATCCTAATTCTTCTCATCAGCATCGCCGCTGTATCCGTACGGATTTTTCCTGGCCCAATTCCACTGGTCCCTGCACATGTCCTCTATCCCAAACCGAGCACTGCAACCAGAACAATTCAGCATAAAACAATCGGAATAAATTTCCATCACACGCACAATCTTTGAAGTGTCAGTTAAAGAGTGAGCTGAAAAAAAAGGGTCGAACAGATTTTGTGATGGTTCTGTAGCGAATCATAGATTACCTCCATCCGAGCTCTTTCTTGGCCTTCTCAGTGGAAGCATAGACCTCAGTGCAATCTCCAGGCCTTCTGGGGCAAATCTTGATAGGAATTTTCTGTGGTTTCACAGCCAGAAACGTCAGTTTCGAGCGCATTTCAGATTGGGATTTCAGATGAGGCAAATATCATCCATGCACGCATGGATTTAAtgcaatataaaaattatcaccTTTCCGGATGCCTCCTCGAACGCCTTCACCACCTCGAGCACGGTTGTTCCACATCCTGTGCCTAGATTGTAAGCCACACAACCTGACAGAAAAATCAATCAAGATTAAAACAGAGATAAAATATTGATTCGATAAACATCGACCGGTTTATGGAGTAAAGAACATTCATATAAGTTTGGGGGCATCGATTGATGTACCAATGTCAGGAGTAGCGAAGAGCTTCTCTAGTGCAGCAATGTGGCCATCAGCAAGGTCCACTACATGTATGTAATCCCTGATCTGGGGATGATAGATATCAAACTGTTAAAATTTTGCTTCACTCCATTGATGCCGGAAAGAAGATTCATCCGTAGTGTTGGGATCATGGTGCTCACCGCGGTGCCATCCCTGGTGGGGTAGTCGTCGCCGTAGACGTTAAGCTCGGGgcgccggccgacggcgacctGCTGGATGTACGGCAGCAGGTTGTTGGGGATGCCCCTGGGGTCCTCGCCGATGTCGCCGCTCCGGTGAGCGCCGATGGGGTTGAAGTACCTGAGCAGGATCACCCTCAGCTCCGGGTCGGCGGCCTGCACCTGCCGGAAGTAGTTCTCGAGGACGAGCTGgtggcacgcgcgcgcgcgcgcgagagagagaaTCAATGCCGTTAGAAAGGAAAGCTGCGACGGCAAAAGCAATGGTGTCCAGGCCATCGCTCGATCGCCGTCGCCCTTGGGCATCGGAATCACCGAATCGGCCCAGCGAATCGTGCGTGACGACGGGAGCAATGCTTGCTTATCACAATGGATATGGCATATGCAATATTGTATTACCTTGGTGGTGCCGTATGGGTTGAGAGCGCTCAGCTTGGAGTCCTCGACGCAGGGGGTCTTCTCCGGCTGGCCGTAcaccgtcgccgacgacgagaaCACAATCTGCGTAGCAGCATGTCCATGTAAGTTTTTGAGTGATGGAAACACGCATTTGGAACCAATCACTCAATCAGGCGGGCATGTAGAGTACAGTACCTTGTTGCATCCGTACTTGGTCATGGCGGCGTAGAGGTTCATGGTGCCGGCGACGTTGTTCTCGTAGTACATCTGCGGGTGCGCCACGCTCTCCCCCACCGCCTTCAGCCCGGCGAAGTGGATGACGGCGTCGTACCTGAACGTACAAAACCGTAGCGATCAATGGAGTGATGGACGACGACGCGTTCGATTACGTGCGGAAATGAAATCGAGGAACAAAGACGATCCAGTCCCAACCTCTTGGCGGCGAACACCTTCTCCATGTCGTCCTTGCTCTTGAGATCCCcctgaaccaaaaaaaaaaaaaacgaacacGAACAGAAGCAATCTCAATCTCAACCTCGCTCAGGATGGGCGCGCGGGTGCACAAGTCCAAGGCACACGTCGTGGGTTGAGCGAGCTAGCGCGCGAGTACACGTACGGGGATGAAGACGAGGCGGGCGGAGAGGGCGGGGCCGGCGATGAGGCGGACGCGGTCGAGCGCCTCCGGGACGGAGTTGTGGAAGttgtcgacgacggcgacggcgtacCCCTTCTCCAGCAGCCGCAGCACCGTGTGCGTCCCGATGTACCCGGCTCCCCCGGTCACCAGCACGCTCGCCCCGGCACCCGCCTTCCTCGCCTCCCCGTTCCccgctcccccgccgccgttcgccatcgccggtggtggtggtggtgctgctgctggtggtgatCCCGTGCGGCGGACGCGCGGGTTTGCCGAGATTTTATATggcggggaggggggagggtcACGCGCGGCACGccgtgcggtgcggtgcggtggcggcgtccgTTTtctcgtgtgtgtgtgtgtcgcCGGGTCGATCGCGTGCTTGTTGGAAAAGAGAACGGCGGGGATCGCGGCGAGTTCTCGTGTCATATGCAGTCGTGCCGTTTTCTTGTTTTGACCCGTATCAACGCCGGTGGAATATCCTTCGACGAAAACGGTTGGAAGCGATATCATATCATTTTTGCGTCATAAATGGTTTTTGATATGGTTTGTAATTTTTCACATTTATATAGTTTTCGGTTTCTGCATACGcgtattagtacatgattaattaattaattataattataaataaattataaaatagattaatatgatttttaaaacaatttttgaaagaaaatttttataaaaatataatgtttagcagtttagaaagcGCACGCGTAAAAACGAAAATCTCGTTTAGTAATGAAGTTAGAACGCAGCCTAACCGATgagtttttataaaacattttattatataaaagtttatcatctcaacTTAACCACGTATCCAACCACGGTCCTAATGAACATGTAAAAATGGGATAAGTGAGAATCCACGGCCTAACCGGTGATGAGCTAACAAATCTCTTTATATCTCGTGTGTGCTCACGGAAACGCCATTCTGCTAGTTATCCTGGAGGCGGAATCATGGAAGGCCAGGATAACTGCGTGTGCATGTCAATATCATGTGTTTGGATAAGTTATTTATCCATCCATGGTATAGTACGTAGCATGATGACGTCATTGGGGTTTAGGATACGTGTTCCGATTGGTCTGCTCGCTTATCTAAGCTGTGGGCTCAAACGGgaaccaaaaattttta
This window harbors:
- the LOC102707243 gene encoding UDP-glucose 4-epimerase 3, which encodes MANGGGGAGNGEARKAGAGASVLVTGGAGYIGTHTVLRLLEKGYAVAVVDNFHNSVPEALDRVRLIAGPALSARLVFIPGDLKSKDDMEKVFAAKRYDAVIHFAGLKAVGESVAHPQMYYENNVAGTMNLYAAMTKYGCNKIVFSSSATVYGQPEKTPCVEDSKLSALNPYGTTKLVLENYFRQVQAADPELRVILLRYFNPIGAHRSGDIGEDPRGIPNNLLPYIQQVAVGRRPELNVYGDDYPTRDGTAIRDYIHVVDLADGHIAALEKLFATPDIGCVAYNLGTGCGTTVLEVVKAFEEASGKKIPIKICPRRPGDCTEVYASTEKAKKELGWSARFGIEDMCRDQWNWARKNPYGYSGDADEKN